From the genome of Thermaerobacter marianensis DSM 12885:
GATCGCGGTCCCGGGGTCCGATCGGGCCGGACCCCCGAACGGGTCCCGCAGCCAAGGGGCCGGCAGCCAAGGGGGTGGAGTTTCCGGCTCCGTTTCTCCCGGCCCCGCCCGCGACGCCCCCGTCCGCCTCCGCCCCGCGGGGCGGTTCCACGGCGTGCCGGCCGGTGGGCAGGCCCCACTTCGTCTTGAGTTCCTCGACCCGCCGCAGCACGCTTTCCCGGTAGAACGGGGCGGCGTCGCGGCCACGGTACAGGGCGCGGTACATGGGCATCAGGTCGGGGCGGATCCGGGCCAGGGCAGGGAACACCCACTCCCGGACACCGGGCCCCAGGTGCAGCACGCCCGGCCAGAGGAAGGCGGCGCCGTGCCGGGCTGCCTCCCGGACCACCGCCTCCAGGTGGCGGCGGTCGTCGGTGATCCCGGGCAGAATGGGCGCCAGGAAGACCCCCGCCCGGACGCCGGCCTCCCGCAGCCGCTGCAGCACCCTGAGCCGCTGGTACGGGTGGGGCGTGCCGGGTTCCAATTGCCGCCACAGGGCCGGGTCGACGGTGGGGACGGAGAGATTGACGGTGCACCCCGCCCTGCGGGTCGCCTCGACCAGGAGGTCCAGATCGCGCAACACCAGGGTGCTCTTCGTGGTGATGGAAAAGGGGGTGCCGGCGTCGATCAGTTCCCGCAGGATTCCGCGCATCAGCCGGTACTTGCCTTCGATGGGCTGGTACGGGTCGGTGGCGGTCCCGATGGCGACCAGCTCCCGGTTCCACCCCGGCCGCCCCAGGTCCCGGCGCAGCGCCTTGACGGCGTCGGCCTTGACGAAGATCACCGACTCGAAGTCGAGGCCGCCGTCGAGACCCAGGTAGGGGTGCGTCGCCCTGGCGTAGCAGTACACGCACCCATGGGTGCACCCCCGGTACGGGTTGATGCTCCAGCGGAAAGGCATTCCGGGCGGGACCTTGTTGATCAGGGTCTTGCACGCCAGCCACCGGTACTGGATGCGACGGGCGCGGGGACGCACGGGACCACCCCCGGATCTCGGACGGGTTCCGAACAAATGTTCCCTACCAGGAATTGTAGGAGGGAATGGGTGTTCGGTCAAGGGGATCGAGGCGTGCTATGATCAATCCGGACACCGGTGCCGGGCCGGCGCGCAGGCCGGCCCGGCGCCAAAGCCGGCCGAAGGCCATGCTGGGGCCGGCGGGGCAGGGGAAAGGGGGTGCGCCTGTGGAAACGCGGGACCGTCGACGGCCCGGACGGACTGCCGACGGTGGCATCACGACCGGTACCGGCGCGGGGACGCCGGCCGGAACCTCCGCCGCCACCAGGGCCCCCGAGGACGAACCGGCCGACGGCTCCGCCGCGGGCGGCACCTCCTCGCTGCGCCAGAAGGCCGCCGAGCTGCCCGAGCAGCCCGGGGTCTACCTGTTCAAGGACCGCGAGGGCCAGGTGCTCTACGTCGGCAAGGCGCGGTCGCTGCGGCAGCGGGTGCGGTCGTACTTCCAGTCGTCCCGGCACCTGCCGGCCCGCATCCTGCGCATGGTGGAGCGGGCGGCCGACCTGGAGTTCATCGTCACCCGCAACGAAGTGGAAGCGCTGGTCCTCGAGAACACGCTGATCAAGCGCTACCGGCCGCGCTACAACGTGCGGCTGCGGGACGACAAGACCTATCCGTACCTCAAGATCCACGTGCACGAGGAATGGCCGCGGGTCAGCATCGCCCGGCAGGTGCAGGACGACGGTGCGCGATACTTCGGGCCGTACACCTACTCGGCCTCGCTCCAGGAGGCCCTGCGGCTGATCCGACGGGTCTTCCCGTACCGCAGCTGCTCCGACCACCGGCTGCGGCGGGGCGGGCGGCCGTGCCTGCACTACTACATCGGCCGCTGCCTGGCGCCCTGCGCCGCCCTCTGCGACCGGGACCAGTACGACGCCATGATCCGGGACCTCATCGCCTTCCTGGAGGGCCGGTCGCGGGCGGTGCTGGAGCGGGTGGAGGCGGAGATGCAGGCCGCGGCCGAGCGGTGGGAGTTCGAGCGGGCCGCCGAGCTGCGGGACCAGCTCCGGGCCCTGCACCAGGTGCTGGAGCAGCAGCAGGTGGACAGCCCCCGCCGCGGGGAGGAGGATGCCGTCGGCATCGCCCGCCAGGGCGACCGGGCCCACGCCCAGGTCTTCTTCGTGCGGGAGGGCCGGATCATCGGCCGGGAACACCTGTCCATGACGGGCGTGGAGGGTCTGGACGACGGCGAGCTGCTGGCCGCGTTCCTCAGCCAGTACTACGGCCGGGCCACCTTCGTGCCGCGGGAGATCCTGTTGCCCGTCGACCTGCCGCCGGGGGAGGCGGAGCTCATCGGGCGGTGGCTCAGCCAGCGCCGCGGGATCCAGGTGCGCCTGCACCGGCCGCAGCGGGGCACCAAGCGCCGGTGGGTGGAACTGGCGGAGCACAACGCCCGGCTGCTGCTGGCCCAGGCGCAGACCGACGAGCAGGTCCGCCAGGACCGGGCCCGCCGGGCCCTGGACGAGCTGGCCCGCTACCTGGAACTGGACGAGCCGCCGCGCCGCATCGAGTGCTACGACATCTCCAACCTGCAGGGCGCCCAGCCCGTGGGATCCATGGTGGTGATGATCGACGGCGAGCCGGCCAAGGCGGAGTACCGCCGGTTCCGCATCCGCACCGTGGAGGCGCCCAACGACTTCGCCAGCATGCAGGAGGTGCTATACCGGCGGCTGCGGCGCGGGCTGGAGGCCCAGGGCGTGCCGGTGGAGGGCCCCGTGGGCGGGCCCGGCGCCGCCGCCGGCGCGGACGAACCGGCCGAGGCGAGGGGCGATGCGGGAACGGACGCGGCCCCGGGGCATGGGGCGGCCGGGGCGGCCGCGGCCGCCGTACCCAGCGCAACCGTCCGCGCCACCCGGGAGGAAAGCGACGGCGGCGGGGCCCCGCACGGCTTCGCCGACCTGCCGGACCTGATCCTGATCGACGGCGGCAAGGGCCAGCTGTCGGCCGCCCAGGAGGTGCTGGACCGGCTGGGGCTGGTGGACATCCCCGTGTTCGCCCTGGCCAAGCGGTTCGAACTGGTTTTCGCACCGGACCGGGCGGATCCCATCGTGATCCCGCGGGACTCGCCGGCGCTGCACCTGCTGCAGCGCATCCGGGACGAGGCCCACCGCTTCGCCCTGACCTACCACCGCCAGCTCCGGCAGCGGGCGGGGCTGCACTCGGTCCTCGAGGAGATCCCGGGCATCGGCCCGCGCCGGCGCAAGGCGCTGCTGGAGGCTTTCGGCTCGCTGGAGGCCATCGCGCGGGCCAGCGAGGATGAGCTGGCCGCCGTCCCGGGGATGAACCGGGCCGCCGCCCGGGCCGTATACCGGGCCTTCCACCGGCTGCCGTCGACCTAGACCCGGGGGGCGCATGTCGCGCCGGACCGCTCCGCGCCGGTTCATCCGTCCGGTCCCCCCAGCGCCACTCCCGTCACTTCGGTCGAGAAGGAAGGCGATGCCCATGAACCGCCAATGGCAACACGTCACAGCGTCCCTGGTGCGCCCCTACCGGCCGGCCGCCGTGCTGGCGGCCGGGGTACCCTTGCCGGCCGCCCAGGCCGCGGCCGCGGCCGACGGGGCGGCGCGGGCGACGGGCCGCCCGGCGGTGCTGCTGGCCGGTTCGGGGGCCGAGCTCAACGCCATGCTCCCCGTCCTGGTCATGGCCGACGCCGACTCGGTGCCCCTCGTCGTCCTGGTGCGGGGCGGGACGGCCGCCGACCTGGAGGCGGGGCGCGAGCGGGCCGGTGCCCTGCCCGATACCCTGCGGCTCACCGAGCCCTTCACCGGCTGGAACACCCGGGTCGACCGGCCCGAAGACGTCCAGCCGGTCCTGGAAGCCGCCTTCACGGACCTGGCCCGGCGCCGCCCGCGCCCCCTGCTCATCGAGCTGGCGGACGAGGCGCTGCCCCGGTGGGCTGCCGATCCGCCCGCCGGGACCGGGGCCGGCGACGCCCCGCTCCCCGGCGACACGGCGTTTCCCCACCTGTTGGGGGATGGGGACGAACCCGGGGCGGCGGGCCGCACCGCCGCGGACACCGCCGCGGAGGCGGCTGCGGGGATTCCCGGGGCCGCCACGGCTGCGGCCGGCCGCGGCCGGAGGCCCGCAGCGGAGGAAGAGGGAGAGGACGGGTTCCGTCCTGCGGGCGGGCCGACCGGAAATGGTGCGGTGATCCCCTTCCCCGGCCGCCGGGACGAACACGGCCGGCCCGGTGAGCCGGCCGTCGACCGCCGGTGGCTGGATCAGGTGGCGGCCGCCCTGGTCCGCTGCCGCCAGCCCGCCATCGTGGCCGGCGGCGGGGCGGCGGGCGCCGGCGAGAGCCTGCGCCGCCTGGCGGAGCACCTGGGCGCGCCGGTCTTTCTCACCTTGGCCGGCCGTGGCCTGTTGCCGGCCGGGCACCCGCTGGCCGTCAACGGGCTGGCGGCGGCGCCCGCCCGGCGGTGGCTGGAAGAGGCGGACGTGGTGCTGGTGGTGGGGACCAGCCTCTCGCCGGCCGAGCACGGCGATCTGGACCTCAAGGGCCGGGTGATCCAGGTGGACCGCGATGCCGAGCGGCTGGGCCGCAACGTGCCGGTCTGGATGGCCTTGCCCGGTGATGCGGCACCGGCCCTGGCGGCTCTCGTACGCCGCGTCGAGGTGGAGATGGCGCGTCCCGTGGGACCGGAGGCTTATCTGGGCGCCACCGGCCCCGAGCAGCGGCGCCGGGCCGTGGCCCGCCTGCAGGACGAGCTGGCGGCGGAGACGGCCCAGGCCGGGGCGGCGGGCGGGGACGGCGCCTGGCTCGCCACCCTGGAACCCCGCCTGACGGCTGCCGATCCCGACGCCTTGAGCGTGGCCGAAGCTGCCATCCTGCCCGTGACCGGCGCCCGCTCCCTGCTGCTGCCGGTGCGGCTCGGCGTGGCCGGCTATGCCATCCCGGCGGCCTGGGGCGCCGCCCGGGCCACGGGCCGCCCCGCCCGGGCCGTCACCACCGCCGCCGGGCTCTGGAACGCCGGGGCGGTGCTGCCGTGGATCGCGCCCCTGGCCGTCGACCTGGAGATCCTGGTGCGGCTGGACCGCGGCGACGAGGGCGGTGCGGGAGAAGAGGCGCAGGGTGCGGGCCACCCCGGTGACCGGCCCGGCCCGGCCAGCGTGGCCGAGTTCTTCCGGCGGGCGGCGCCGGCCCTAAACCTCCACTGGGACGAACCCGGCTGGGGTGCCGGCGTCCCGGCGGCCCGCCTGCGGCCGGCGGGGGCACGGTAGCCAGGGGCCGGGCGCCGTCGCCGGCCGGCGGGTGCGCCCATTCCGGACGACTGCGGACGTCCTAGGAACGGCATGCGGCCCTGCCCGAAGGGGCTCGGGACTCCCGTGGTGAAGCCTTCACCATCCCGCGTCCCCCGCGGCCGGCGCCCCAGCGTGGGCGACAGCGCCCCAGCGTGGAAGCGCCAACGGGTGCCCGCGCGGGTGGGATGGAGGCAAGGATCGACCGTGGTGAGCCTGACCGCCTTCTTCGCCGGGGCCGTGCTGATGGCCCTGGAACTCCTCGGCAGCCGCATCCTGGCTCCCACCCTGGGCAGTTCCATCTTCGTGTGGGGGAGCCTCATTGGCGTGGTCCTGGCGGCCCTGAGTGCCGGCTACGCCCTGGGTGGGGCGGCGGCGGACCGCTGGCCCTCGCGGGCCGGTCCCGCCCTGGTGCTGGTGGCCTCGGCGCTGTGGATCCTCCTGCTGGCCGCCCGCGGCGAGGCGTGGGTGGCCGCCCTGGCCGCCCGCGTGCCCGGGCCCCGGCTGGCGCCCCTGGCCGCGTCGGCGGCCCTGTTCCTCCTGCCCGGGCTGCTCCTCGGCAGCATCTCGCCCTGGGTGGTGCGGCTGGCGGCGCCGGAAGCCCACCGCCTGGGCCGGGTGGCCGGCCATCTCTACGCCGTCTCCACCGCCGGCAGCATCGCCGGGACCTGGGCGACGTCCTTCTGGCTCATCCCCTGGCTGGACACCACCACGATCCTCAAGGCCCTGGCCGCCGTCCTGGCGGGCACCGCCCTTTTGCTGGCGGGCCGGCGCCACCTGGCCGTGGCGTTGCCCGCGGCGGCGGTGCTGGGGCTGGCGGTGGTGCCGCCGCCGGCTCCCGTCACCGTGACGCCCGACGGGGCCCGGGTGCTCTTCCAGCGCAACACCCTCTACCACCACCTGCGGGTGGAGGACCGCGGCGACAGCCGGTTCCTCCGGTTCGACAACTCGTGGCAGAGCGGCATGTACCTGGACGACCCCGTGCGGGCCCGGTTCGAGTACACCGACGTCATGCACGCCGGCTGGGCCCTCAACCCCCAGGCCCGCCGGGTGCTGCTGGTGGGCCTGGGCGGCGGGTCGATCCCCAAGCGCATCCTGGCCTCGTACCCCGACGCGACGGTGGACGTGGTGGAGCTGGACCCGGTGGTGGTCGACGTGGCCCGCCGGTACTTCTTCCTGCCTTCGGACCCGCGGCTGCGGGTGTACGTGGACGACGGCCGCCGGTTCGTCCGGCAGGCACCGGGCCGGTACGACCTGGTGATGCTCGACGCCTACTACGCCGACGCCATTCCCTTCCACCTGACGACCGTGGAGTTCCTGGAGGAGGTCCGCAGCCGGCTGGCGCCCGGGGGCGTGGTGGTGGCCAACGTCATCGGCAGCCTGGAGGGGCCGCGCAG
Proteins encoded in this window:
- a CDS encoding radical SAM protein, encoding MRPRARRIQYRWLACKTLINKVPPGMPFRWSINPYRGCTHGCVYCYARATHPYLGLDGGLDFESVIFVKADAVKALRRDLGRPGWNRELVAIGTATDPYQPIEGKYRLMRGILRELIDAGTPFSITTKSTLVLRDLDLLVEATRRAGCTVNLSVPTVDPALWRQLEPGTPHPYQRLRVLQRLREAGVRAGVFLAPILPGITDDRRHLEAVVREAARHGAAFLWPGVLHLGPGVREWVFPALARIRPDLMPMYRALYRGRDAAPFYRESVLRRVEELKTKWGLPTGRHAVEPPRGAEADGGVAGGAGRNGAGNSTPLAAGPLAAGPVRGSGPIGPRDRDPTPGQPVPVLPVAAMAGVTPILPGSWGTNRPLGTSPGSGPRARPAASAGERGRGPSRRPLWPGHGDGRRYGSRDGGGGSQQLALPLPGA
- the uvrC gene encoding excinuclease ABC subunit UvrC — protein: MINPDTGAGPARRPARRQSRPKAMLGPAGQGKGGAPVETRDRRRPGRTADGGITTGTGAGTPAGTSAATRAPEDEPADGSAAGGTSSLRQKAAELPEQPGVYLFKDREGQVLYVGKARSLRQRVRSYFQSSRHLPARILRMVERAADLEFIVTRNEVEALVLENTLIKRYRPRYNVRLRDDKTYPYLKIHVHEEWPRVSIARQVQDDGARYFGPYTYSASLQEALRLIRRVFPYRSCSDHRLRRGGRPCLHYYIGRCLAPCAALCDRDQYDAMIRDLIAFLEGRSRAVLERVEAEMQAAAERWEFERAAELRDQLRALHQVLEQQQVDSPRRGEEDAVGIARQGDRAHAQVFFVREGRIIGREHLSMTGVEGLDDGELLAAFLSQYYGRATFVPREILLPVDLPPGEAELIGRWLSQRRGIQVRLHRPQRGTKRRWVELAEHNARLLLAQAQTDEQVRQDRARRALDELARYLELDEPPRRIECYDISNLQGAQPVGSMVVMIDGEPAKAEYRRFRIRTVEAPNDFASMQEVLYRRLRRGLEAQGVPVEGPVGGPGAAAGADEPAEARGDAGTDAAPGHGAAGAAAAAVPSATVRATREESDGGGAPHGFADLPDLILIDGGKGQLSAAQEVLDRLGLVDIPVFALAKRFELVFAPDRADPIVIPRDSPALHLLQRIRDEAHRFALTYHRQLRQRAGLHSVLEEIPGIGPRRRKALLEAFGSLEAIARASEDELAAVPGMNRAAARAVYRAFHRLPST
- a CDS encoding thiamine pyrophosphate-binding protein; protein product: MNRQWQHVTASLVRPYRPAAVLAAGVPLPAAQAAAAADGAARATGRPAVLLAGSGAELNAMLPVLVMADADSVPLVVLVRGGTAADLEAGRERAGALPDTLRLTEPFTGWNTRVDRPEDVQPVLEAAFTDLARRRPRPLLIELADEALPRWAADPPAGTGAGDAPLPGDTAFPHLLGDGDEPGAAGRTAADTAAEAAAGIPGAATAAAGRGRRPAAEEEGEDGFRPAGGPTGNGAVIPFPGRRDEHGRPGEPAVDRRWLDQVAAALVRCRQPAIVAGGGAAGAGESLRRLAEHLGAPVFLTLAGRGLLPAGHPLAVNGLAAAPARRWLEEADVVLVVGTSLSPAEHGDLDLKGRVIQVDRDAERLGRNVPVWMALPGDAAPALAALVRRVEVEMARPVGPEAYLGATGPEQRRRAVARLQDELAAETAQAGAAGGDGAWLATLEPRLTAADPDALSVAEAAILPVTGARSLLLPVRLGVAGYAIPAAWGAARATGRPARAVTTAAGLWNAGAVLPWIAPLAVDLEILVRLDRGDEGGAGEEAQGAGHPGDRPGPASVAEFFRRAAPALNLHWDEPGWGAGVPAARLRPAGAR
- a CDS encoding fused MFS/spermidine synthase, with protein sequence MVSLTAFFAGAVLMALELLGSRILAPTLGSSIFVWGSLIGVVLAALSAGYALGGAAADRWPSRAGPALVLVASALWILLLAARGEAWVAALAARVPGPRLAPLAASAALFLLPGLLLGSISPWVVRLAAPEAHRLGRVAGHLYAVSTAGSIAGTWATSFWLIPWLDTTTILKALAAVLAGTALLLAGRRHLAVALPAAAVLGLAVVPPPAPVTVTPDGARVLFQRNTLYHHLRVEDRGDSRFLRFDNSWQSGMYLDDPVRARFEYTDVMHAGWALNPQARRVLLVGLGGGSIPKRILASYPDATVDVVELDPVVVDVARRYFFLPSDPRLRVYVDDGRRFVRQAPGRYDLVMLDAYYADAIPFHLTTVEFLEEVRSRLAPGGVVVANVIGSLEGPRSALLRAFYRTYREVFPEVYLLPVLPVGAEELQNVILLARDDRDAPGPLPAEELARAIAAWTARHPELEALAAAAGWIYDRPVPVDDVPVLRDAYAPVDALLHFERENPLPQVPLPEGGN